The genomic interval GGTGGCCCAGGTCCACGCCCACCACGTCCCCCTCCTCCCGGAGGAGGTACTCACGGAACTGGCCCCCGGCACCCACGTCCTGATCATGACCCACGACCACGCGGAGGACGCCGCGCTGTGCGACGCCGCCCTGCGCACTCCCGGTCTGGGCTCGATCGGCCTGATCGGCTCGGCCGCCAAGTGGTCCCGCTTCCGCAAGCGCCTCGCCGACGAGGGCGGCCACGACGACGCCGCCATCTCCCGGATCAAGACGCCGATCGGGCTGCCGGACATCACGGGCAAGGAGCCCGCGACGATCGCGGTGAGCGTGGCGGCGGACCTCCTTTTGACCTTCGAGGGAACGTCGTAGGAACGAGGTGGCCGAAAAGCACCCGCCGCCGACGGTCACGGGAACTCTCCCCCTGCCCCGACCGGTTCACCCTGACGTGATGAACACGGTGGTACTGATCGTCGGCGGGGCGGCCGTGCTGGCCGCAGCACTGTTCCTCGCGGACCGCGCGCTGCTGTGGATGGAGGAGCGGGGCTGGATCTACTGGCGCAAGCGCAAGAGCCTGTTGTCCATGGGCTCGGACGTCCTCCAGGAGGTCACGCCCGGGGCCCGGGCCCAGAAGCACGCCCTGGAGCAGGAACGCGTACGCAAGAACGTCAGACCGGCGGAGGAGCCGCCCTTCCAGGTGGACCTGGACGCGCAGGTGGTCCGGATACGCCAGCCCAGGGGAAAGCCGTGACACGTTCCGGGGGTCACTCCGGAAGGTCCACCGTCACGTGCGGGGCCAATGCCCGCAGGAAGTCCGGTGCGTCGAACATCGCACCTGCCGAAGCGACCCCGGTGGTGCGGATCCGCCCGGAGAGGACGCGCTCCACGGCCTCCACCACCAGCGGCGCGGTGACCGCGTAGATGTCCTGGCCGTGGGCGGTCGCACGCCGCTCGACGCCGTCCGTGCGGACCCGTACGTCGACGACGAAGGTCTGGTCGGAGCGGCCGAGTTCGTCGACGGGCGACGGGGCCGGGGTGTCGGGTCCGGCCAGATCGCCCGCCGCCTCGACGGACATGTGCGTACGGACCTCGGGCACGGCCAGGTGGCTGGGTACGGTGACGACGTCGGCCATCGTGAAGTCCGCGACCACGGTGCGCCTGCCCAGGGGCTGGGGGAAGTCCCAGTCCTGCCGGACGACCGGCTCGTCGTGGTAGCCGAGCGCCCCGCCCGCGAACCGCACCCGGCGGCCCGCGCGCCGCTCGTGCGAGACCTCGCCCGCCGCACGCGTGCCCGGGGTGGGGTGCCAGCTGCTCAGCCCGTACGCCACCTGGACCTCGTCGGCCGACTCCTGCTCCCCCGTCGCCGCCGTCACGAGCAGGTCGCCGAGGCCCCCGTAGAACGCCATCGCCGGGACGACCGGCACCTCCGCCTTGCGGGCGGCCTCCGCGTGGTCGGCGAACATCGCGGCGTTCGCCTCGATCTCCGCCGCGACGTCGAGGTACGGAATCCCCGCCCGCAGGGCCGCCTCGACGACCGGGCCCGCCGTCACGGCGAAGGGTCCGGCGCAGTTGACGACGGCCGCCGCACCGGCGAGGGCCCGGTCGAGAGCGTCCGCGTCGTCGACCGCCGCCGGACGTACGACCAGGGACGCGTCCTCGTCCGCCATCGCCCCCAGCCGCTCCGCGTCGCGGCCCGAGATGACGACGCCGAGGCCGCGTCCGCGCAGCTCGGCGACGACGAACCGGCCGGTGTGCCCGGTCGCCCCGTACACCACAACTGCCTTGGTCCCGCTCATGGTTGTTCCCCGTTCCGATCACGTGCGCGGTTGATGGCTCCAGTGTGATCGGCGGCGCGGCACCCGCGTGAGTGGCCAGAACGACGTCATGCGTACACTTTCGGACATGCCCTCTGTCGCGCTGCTCGCCGTCGGCCGCCCGCTGCACTTCGAACTGGGAGTGGCGTACGAGATCTTCGGCAATCCGCCGACCGGGAGGGACGCGGCCGACGCCTGGTACGACGTGACTCTCTGCGGGAACAGCCCTGTTCGGGTCGGACCGTTCACGGTGGAGCCCGACCGGGCCCTGCCGTACGCGATCGGGGCGGACCTCGTGATCGTGCCCGCCTGCGCCGACGTCGACGAGCCCCCGCCCACGGAGCTGGTCGACACCGTGCGCGCGGCGCACGAGGCCGGGGCGCGGGTGGCGTCGCTGTGCACGGGTGCGTTCGTCCTGGGCGCCGCGGGGCTCCTCGACGGGCGGCGGGCCACCACGCACTGGGCGCACGCCGCGGACCTGGCCGCACGCCATCCGCTGGCGGAGGTCGACCCGGACGTCCTCTACACGGACAACGGCAGCGTCCTCACCGCCGCGGGCAAGGCCGCGGCGGTGGACCTGTGCCTGCACGTGATCCACCTCGACCACGGCGCCGCCGTCGCCAACGCGGTCGCCCGGCGGCTCGTCATGCCGCCGCACCGGCCGGGCGGTCAGGCCCAGTTCGTGTCGACCCCGGTCCAGCTCACGGACGACGACGACCACTCGCTCTCCGGCCTGCTCGCCTGGGCCGGACAGCGCCTGGACCGTCCGCTGACGGTCGCCGACCTGGCCCGCAGGGCGAACACGAGCCCGCGCCACCTGGGCCGCCGGTTCCGCTCGGTGACCGGACAGACCCCGCTCCAATGGCTGCTCACCCAGCGCGTACGCCGCGCCCAGGAACTGCTGGAGACCACCGACCAGAGCGTCGAGTCCGTGGCGCTCGCCACCGGCATGGGCACGGCGACGACGCTGCGCCGCCAGTTCAAGCGGTTGGTCGGCGTACCACCGGACAGCTACCGGCGCGCGTTCCGCAGCGGGCATCCGGCGGCCTGAGCGGCCACGCCGGGTCATGTCGGCCCACCACGCCCCGAGCGACCGCGCGGAGAGGTCTTCAGATGACGACGGCGAAGACCCAGAGGTGGGGGTCGGCCCCCGTCAGGACGGCGTAGTGGACGATCGCGGCGGACGTGGTGATGACGCGCACCGTCTCGTCGAGTTCGTACGTGTCGGCCTGCGGCCAGGACCAGGGGTCGCGGCACGCCCGCAGGAGCGCGTCGTGCAGTTCCTCCCTGGCCGGGGCGGGCAGGTCTCTGACGGTCCTGCCGACGTGCGCGGCGAACCGTGCCGGGATCGCGGTCACGTGCCGATGCCCTCGCTGTTCATGTCCCTGTCCGTGTCCGCGTGGGTACACGTCCGTGTCCGTGCCTGGCGGCTCGTACGGCCACCGTACGCGCGATCGGCGACGGCATGAACAGGAACGGGACGAACTCCCCTACCCGGCAGGGGCCGTGACGATCTTCCCGTCCGTGTCGACGGTGTGCGTCTGCCAGTACTCGTCCCACTCGTCCCCCACCCGCTCCGGCACCTTGCCCTCCGGGAAGCGGACGTAACCCTTCGGCGGCTCCTCGCCGTCGGGGGCACAGGCGCGGCCGGTGGAGCCGACATTCAGTACGGGATACTCACCGCCCCCGCAGATCGCGTCCTGCGCGCAGCCCCCGAGGGCGAGGACCGCCGCCACGGAGGCCAGCAGGAGGACGAGCGGGCGGCCCCCGCGACGGACAGCTGTACAGGCACGGGTACGGGTACGGGTACGGGTACGGGTGGTACGGCGGTGCATGGTGTGCTCCCCGGAGTGAGAGTCGGTTCGGCGTCGAACACAAGCCTGACCCGATCTCCTCAACTCCACGCACGAATACGCCTACTCAGCCGCCGAGACCGAGCGCGGCCAGGGCGACTTCACCCATCCGGCGCTCGCCGAGGGCGTTGGGGTGAACGGGAACCACGTTGGTGCCGAAGAGGACCGGCTCTATCCAGCGCGTGCCGATCGGCTTGCACGCGTCGTGACCGTCGGACACCTCGGCGAGGTCGACATAGGTGGCCCCGGTCTCCTCGGCGGCACGCTCGACGGCGGAGTTGAGGGTCGTCTGGATACCGCGCAGGTACGGCACGTCGCCCGTCGCGATGGGCATCTTGGCGAAGCAGGACGGATCGGCGGTGGCCGGGGTGATCCACGGGTAACCCAGCACGGCCACCCGAGCGCCGGGCGCCTTGGCGCGGACCGCGCTCAGGGCGGCCTTCAACGCCGGGTAAGTCGTGTCCTTGATCTGGTCCTCGAACATCGTGCCGTTCTTGTCCTTGCAGGGACTGCCCTTGCCGCCGCTGAGGACTCCGGCCGTACCGCAGGCCACGACGGCGTTGATGAAGGTGCTGTTGTCGTTGCCGCCGATGGTCAGGGTCACCAGATCGGTGGTGGCGGAGAGCGCGTCGAGCTGGGGGGCGGTGCCCGGGTACTGGGACTGGCTGAAGTGCTTGGTCTGGGCCCCGCCGCAGGTGACGTCCTGGAGGCGGGCGCCCGTTCTGGAGGCGATGAGGTGGGGGTAGTTCCGGGTGGAGCGCGCGCAGAGGAGATTGCTGAGGTCCACCGGGAGGACGCCGGAGCCCGCGCTGTAACTGTCGCCCAGCGCAACGTAGTTGAGCGTCCCGTACGAGGCGGAGCCGGCCGGTCCGGAGGCAGGGGCGGAGGCCGGGGCGGCGGTGGGTGCGGCGGCGGGTGCGACGGCGGCGGGTGCGGCGGCGGCCGGTACGGCAGTGGCGGGGAGACCGAGGACCATGACCCCGGCCAGTGTTGACGCGGCCATGACATTGCGGAACGACTTCGGCATGTGCTCCCTCTTCTCGTGAGGCTTCTCGTGAAGCTGAGCGACCGGACTTACCGACAGGTAGGTCTACCGCTAGGTAATGTGCGGGTGCTGTCGTGCCTGCGTCAACCTTGCCGACAGAACTGCTCCCGGCCCGCCACGAGTCACCGAAGAACGGACGCCCCGCATGGACATCACCTTCACCGGCCGAGTGATCGAGTGGCGCGGCCCCTCCCCGTTCTTCTTCGTCCCCGTCCCGGCGGAGCAGTCCGCCGACATCCGCGAGGTCGCCTCGATGGCCACCTACGGCTGGGGCGCCGTCCCCGTCGAGGCCCGGATCGGCGAAGCCGCCTTCGCCACCTCGCTCTTCCCGAAGGAGGGCGCGTACCTCCTCCCCCTCAAGCAGGCCGTGCGCAAGCCGCAGAAACTCGCGGCGGGCGACGAGGTCACCGTGGACATGACCGTTCGCCTCTGACACCTCCGCGACAGACCCCTCCCCATTCACCGAATGGGGTGATCAATTGCCCTCCCCGGCCCGGAGGTTCGGCCCCACCCCGGCAACGTGGTGAATACTGCCGCCGAACCCGAGGAGCACACCATGGACATGGCCGTACAGCAGCACCCCACCCACGAGGAGTGGCTGGCCTCCATGGTCCGCACGACCTCCGCCGCCTCCGTCGTCTTCCACGACCCCGACCTGCGTCTGCTGCTCCTGCACGCCACGTACGAGGACGCCTGGCAGTTCCCCGGCGGAACCGTCGAACACGGGCAGGACCCGTGGGAGGCCGCCGTCCGCGAGGTCGACGAGGAGATCGGCCACCAACTCCCGCTCACACCGCACCTCTTGGGCGTCGACTGGTGCCGCCCGCCCGGCCTCGCCCCGTACACCCAGTTCCTCTTCCGGGGCCCGTCGATCACCCCCGCCGCCTTCACCGTCACCCTCTCCGCCGAACACGACGACTGGGCGCTGCGCACCGTCGAGGAGTGGGCCCCGCTCGTCGGCCCCCGGCAGACGGCCCGCCTCACCCTCGTACGGGAAGCGCTGCGGACGGGCACCACCCTGTACCTCCAGGACGGCGCCCCGGTCCCCTCCTAGTTTCCGCGCGCGTCGAGGAAGCCCAAGGCCAACGGGCTCCACTCCTGCGGGGCGGGGTGGTGGGTGGCCAGTACGTCCGGACCTGCCCGATGGTCCGGTGTCGCGCCTCGCCGTGCGCGTCGTCGAGCGCCGCACCTCGGTGCGTGCGGCCCTCGCGCTCCGGTGGCCGAAGCCCTGGCCCCGTACCGTACGGGCCTGCCTCGTGGCCTTCGCGCTCCGGCACCTGCCCACCCTGCTGATGGGCGGACAGTACCCGGGCCGGGCCTGGTGCGTGGCCGTGCCCGCGATGGTGGTGAGCTGCGTCCTCGTGCTGCCGGTCTTCACCTGGCTGCGGCTGCGCTCGGGGCCGGTGGTCCCGGCCGTGATCGGGCGTGCCTTCAGCAGCACGGTGAGTGTCGCGACGGTCTACGAGCGGTCGCTGCCGTCCGCGACGGCCACCACCAGCACCCGGGTGTCCGGGCTGGTGGCGCGCCAGCGGTGGCGTACGCCGCCCGTGAGGTAGAGGGTGTCGCCGCGTTCGAGGACGAGGGTGCGGCCGTCGGCGTGGACCTCCGCGGTACCGTCCGCCACGTACATCAACTCGTCGTTCTCGTGCAGGAATTCGCGGTCCGCCTGCTGGGGTCCGGTGAATTCCAGGGCGTGCATCTGGCGGGCTCCCCTGACCAGCGGGCGCACCCCCGTGTCGGTGGCGAGGCCCGGGTCGTCCTGGGCGCGGACCACGTGGAGCGCGGTGCGGGTGTCGTCGGCGGCGGCCATGAGCTGGACGGCGGTGGTCCG from Streptomyces sp. NBC_00237 carries:
- a CDS encoding saccharopine dehydrogenase NADP-binding domain-containing protein, coding for MSGTKAVVVYGATGHTGRFVVAELRGRGLGVVISGRDAERLGAMADEDASLVVRPAAVDDADALDRALAGAAAVVNCAGPFAVTAGPVVEAALRAGIPYLDVAAEIEANAAMFADHAEAARKAEVPVVPAMAFYGGLGDLLVTAATGEQESADEVQVAYGLSSWHPTPGTRAAGEVSHERRAGRRVRFAGGALGYHDEPVVRQDWDFPQPLGRRTVVADFTMADVVTVPSHLAVPEVRTHMSVEAAGDLAGPDTPAPSPVDELGRSDQTFVVDVRVRTDGVERRATAHGQDIYAVTAPLVVEAVERVLSGRIRTTGVASAGAMFDAPDFLRALAPHVTVDLPE
- a CDS encoding GlxA family transcriptional regulator, which codes for MPSVALLAVGRPLHFELGVAYEIFGNPPTGRDAADAWYDVTLCGNSPVRVGPFTVEPDRALPYAIGADLVIVPACADVDEPPPTELVDTVRAAHEAGARVASLCTGAFVLGAAGLLDGRRATTHWAHAADLAARHPLAEVDPDVLYTDNGSVLTAAGKAAAVDLCLHVIHLDHGAAVANAVARRLVMPPHRPGGQAQFVSTPVQLTDDDDHSLSGLLAWAGQRLDRPLTVADLARRANTSPRHLGRRFRSVTGQTPLQWLLTQRVRRAQELLETTDQSVESVALATGMGTATTLRRQFKRLVGVPPDSYRRAFRSGHPAA
- a CDS encoding SCO0607 family lipoprotein → MHRRTTRTRTRTRTRACTAVRRGGRPLVLLLASVAAVLALGGCAQDAICGGGEYPVLNVGSTGRACAPDGEEPPKGYVRFPEGKVPERVGDEWDEYWQTHTVDTDGKIVTAPAG
- a CDS encoding SGNH/GDSL hydrolase family protein, whose translation is MPKSFRNVMAASTLAGVMVLGLPATAVPAAAAPAAVAPAAAPTAAPASAPASGPAGSASYGTLNYVALGDSYSAGSGVLPVDLSNLLCARSTRNYPHLIASRTGARLQDVTCGGAQTKHFSQSQYPGTAPQLDALSATTDLVTLTIGGNDNSTFINAVVACGTAGVLSGGKGSPCKDKNGTMFEDQIKDTTYPALKAALSAVRAKAPGARVAVLGYPWITPATADPSCFAKMPIATGDVPYLRGIQTTLNSAVERAAEETGATYVDLAEVSDGHDACKPIGTRWIEPVLFGTNVVPVHPNALGERRMGEVALAALGLGG
- a CDS encoding DUF1905 domain-containing protein; its protein translation is MDITFTGRVIEWRGPSPFFFVPVPAEQSADIREVASMATYGWGAVPVEARIGEAAFATSLFPKEGAYLLPLKQAVRKPQKLAAGDEVTVDMTVRL
- a CDS encoding NUDIX domain-containing protein codes for the protein MVNTAAEPEEHTMDMAVQQHPTHEEWLASMVRTTSAASVVFHDPDLRLLLLHATYEDAWQFPGGTVEHGQDPWEAAVREVDEEIGHQLPLTPHLLGVDWCRPPGLAPYTQFLFRGPSITPAAFTVTLSAEHDDWALRTVEEWAPLVGPRQTARLTLVREALRTGTTLYLQDGAPVPS
- a CDS encoding helix-turn-helix domain-containing protein, with the translated sequence MNDTQDTNARHGDDKPHSGLGGAVRRRRRALGLTLAGLAERSGLSVPFLSQIENERARPSIRSLQRIADGLRTTAVQLMAAADDTRTALHVVRAQDDPGLATDTGVRPLVRGARQMHALEFTGPQQADREFLHENDELMYVADGTAEVHADGRTLVLERGDTLYLTGGVRHRWRATSPDTRVLVVAVADGSDRS